The proteins below are encoded in one region of Nonomuraea helvata:
- a CDS encoding DUF2268 domain-containing protein, producing the protein MEFIVHDTLTAMAALLGEPLDRRPDALREMLAPMRQAIPMPGDIVDIHHQGGGFRVDADDPRYLPAVQRMIDADVPGQVRRELERASERLHEAKQADSLQVMLVMGDPDNAHLMNVTGGYYGMGGGTGWLYLLAWPSDEVIGRIAHLAVHELHHNIRYANVEWNPATVTVGEHVVAEGLAEAFVRELSGPGAMGPWASMVTGDAFELAYERIMADFELAGMQNTPAYVLGDSAVRNFGQEPRGIPDMAGYAVGLRLVDQALAATGLTATEATLLPASELLRRAGLRP; encoded by the coding sequence ATGGAGTTCATCGTTCACGACACGCTCACGGCCATGGCCGCCCTTCTCGGGGAGCCGCTCGACCGGCGGCCCGACGCGCTGCGGGAGATGCTGGCGCCGATGCGCCAGGCGATCCCGATGCCCGGCGACATCGTCGACATCCACCACCAGGGCGGCGGTTTCCGCGTCGATGCCGACGACCCCCGCTACCTGCCCGCCGTCCAGCGCATGATCGACGCCGACGTGCCAGGCCAGGTGCGGCGCGAGCTGGAACGCGCCTCCGAACGGCTCCACGAAGCCAAGCAGGCCGACTCGCTGCAGGTCATGCTCGTGATGGGCGACCCCGACAACGCGCACCTGATGAACGTGACCGGCGGCTACTACGGCATGGGCGGCGGTACCGGCTGGCTCTACCTGCTGGCCTGGCCCTCGGACGAGGTGATCGGCCGCATCGCGCACCTCGCGGTACACGAGTTGCACCACAACATCCGGTACGCGAACGTCGAGTGGAACCCGGCGACCGTGACCGTGGGCGAGCACGTCGTCGCCGAGGGGCTGGCGGAGGCGTTCGTACGGGAGCTGTCGGGGCCCGGGGCCATGGGGCCGTGGGCGTCGATGGTGACCGGGGACGCGTTCGAGCTCGCGTACGAGCGGATCATGGCGGACTTCGAGCTGGCCGGGATGCAGAACACGCCCGCGTACGTGCTGGGGGACTCGGCGGTGCGGAACTTCGGGCAGGAGCCTCGCGGCATTCCCGACATGGCGGGATACGCGGTGGGACTGCGGCTCGTCGACCAGGCCCTGGCCGCCACGGGGCTGACCGCCACCGAGGCGACGCTGCTGCCTGCCTCCGAGCTCCTGCGGCGCGCCGGCCTCCGGCCGTGA
- a CDS encoding response regulator transcription factor — protein MTLKVVIADDEDLIRAGLRIIIDAEPDLTVVGEAADGAAVVPVVRRERPDVVLMDVRMPALDGIQATQRLLTLDDPPKVLVVTTFENDDYVYEALRAGASGFLLKRARPDDLVQAVRLVAAGDSLLFPAAIRTLAGRRPQGSARVPGIDRLTGREGDVLRLMTKGLSNHEIAAELVVSQETIKTHVGNVLAKLGVRDRTQAVIAAYESGFVSPA, from the coding sequence ATGACGCTCAAAGTCGTGATCGCCGACGACGAGGACCTCATCCGCGCCGGCCTGCGGATCATCATCGACGCCGAGCCGGACCTGACCGTGGTCGGCGAGGCCGCCGACGGCGCCGCGGTCGTGCCCGTGGTGCGCCGCGAACGGCCCGACGTGGTCCTCATGGACGTACGCATGCCCGCACTCGACGGCATCCAGGCCACCCAGCGCCTCCTGACCCTCGACGACCCGCCCAAGGTGCTCGTGGTCACCACGTTCGAGAACGACGACTACGTCTACGAAGCGCTGCGCGCCGGCGCCAGCGGCTTCCTGCTCAAGCGCGCCAGGCCGGACGACCTCGTGCAGGCCGTCAGGCTGGTCGCCGCAGGCGACTCGCTGCTGTTCCCCGCCGCGATCCGGACGCTGGCCGGGCGCCGCCCCCAGGGCTCGGCGCGAGTGCCCGGGATCGACCGGCTGACCGGACGCGAGGGCGACGTGCTGCGCCTGATGACCAAGGGCCTGTCCAACCACGAGATCGCCGCCGAGCTGGTCGTCAGCCAGGAGACGATCAAGACGCACGTCGGGAACGTGCTGGCCAAGCTGGGCGTCCGCGACCGCACCCAGGCCGTGATCGCCGCCTACGAGTCCGGCTTCGTCTCCCCTGCCTGA
- a CDS encoding AAA family ATPase, with translation MSVAEELPGGNDVELLRQSLDEVRRVIVGQDHMVERLIVALLARGHCLLEGVPGVAKTLAASTLATVVGGTFARIQFTPDLVPSDIIGTRVYHPSNEKFDVELGPVFVNFLLADEINRAPAKVQSALLEVMAERQVTLAGVTHPLPKPFIVLATQNPIESEGVYPLPEVQRDRFLFRVRVPHPSAHEELEILHRMSVTPPVPERVLDPGKLLALQEAAEQISVHQLVADYVVRLVMSTRNPAEYGLADLTETIEIGVSPRATLGLVSAGRALALLRGRDYLLPDDVRDVAVDVMSHRLMLTFDALADGVDPEQVVRQILHAVPPPLVVWNQNR, from the coding sequence ATGAGCGTCGCCGAAGAGTTGCCAGGCGGAAACGACGTGGAGCTGCTGCGTCAAAGTCTTGACGAGGTCCGGCGTGTCATCGTCGGCCAGGACCACATGGTCGAAAGACTCATCGTGGCCCTGCTGGCCCGCGGGCACTGCCTGCTCGAAGGAGTCCCAGGCGTCGCCAAGACCCTCGCCGCCTCCACCCTGGCCACTGTCGTGGGCGGCACGTTCGCCCGGATCCAGTTCACCCCCGACCTGGTGCCGAGCGACATCATCGGCACCCGCGTCTACCACCCCTCCAACGAGAAGTTCGATGTCGAGCTCGGCCCCGTGTTCGTCAACTTCCTGCTGGCCGACGAGATCAACCGCGCCCCCGCCAAGGTCCAGTCCGCGCTGCTGGAGGTGATGGCCGAGCGGCAGGTCACCCTCGCCGGCGTGACCCACCCGCTGCCCAAGCCGTTCATCGTGCTCGCCACCCAGAACCCGATCGAGTCCGAGGGCGTCTACCCGCTGCCCGAGGTGCAGCGCGACCGCTTCCTGTTCCGGGTACGGGTGCCGCACCCCAGCGCGCACGAGGAGCTGGAGATCCTGCACCGGATGAGCGTCACCCCGCCGGTCCCCGAGCGGGTGCTCGACCCCGGCAAGCTGCTGGCCCTGCAGGAGGCGGCCGAGCAGATCTCGGTGCACCAGCTCGTCGCCGACTACGTGGTACGGCTGGTCATGTCCACCCGCAACCCCGCCGAGTACGGCCTGGCCGACCTCACCGAGACCATCGAGATCGGCGTCAGCCCGCGGGCCACCCTGGGCCTGGTCTCGGCCGGCCGCGCCCTGGCCCTGCTGCGCGGCCGCGACTACCTGCTGCCCGACGACGTACGCGACGTGGCCGTGGACGTCATGTCGCACCGGCTGATGCTCACCTTCGACGCCCTGGCCGACGGCGTCGATCCGGAGCAGGTGGTCAGGCAGATCCTGCACGCGGTGCCCCCGCCCCTCGTCGTCTGGAACCAGAACCGTTGA